ATGCGCAGGAGATGCTTCTGGGCCTCGCTTAGGCGCTCGAAGCTGCCGTCCGGGCGGGGAAGGATGGAGTAGCAGATTCCCTTTTCCATGGCCTGGACCGGGATGGGGCCTTCGATGATCGGAGTCTTGAGGAGTTCCTGGATGGCCCGAACCAAGGTCTGCTTGAAGTCGGCGTCCCGGCAGCCGAGCTCGCGGCAGGCGCCCTGGAAGAGAGGGTGGAGCTCCCCCAGGATCCTGACGGCGGCTTCGGCGTTGAGGGATGAGAAGGCCTCGGCCGCGGCGTCGTAGCGCGCGTAGGAGCGGGGGTTGACGTAGAGCCCCTGACCCTGCCTGCGGATCGAGAAGGGCTTCTTGGGCGCCAGGAAATCGAGGCTGTTGCGGGGGCTGGCCCCTTCCGCGATGTTGTTGACCGCGGCGGCGGCTCGACGGATCAAGTCTTGTATCTTGAGCCAATCCCCAAGCTTCTGAAGCGGAGAAATCTCTCGCGCGCTTTGGCGTATTCTTTCGTCTCCCTGATCGAAGGTAAGAGTCGGGGGGGCGTAGGGCTCTCTGGCCTGGGGGCGGGCGTTCTCCGTAGCCGGGGGCGGTTCAGGGATGACGAGAGGGGAATGCGTCGGAATCTGGCGCATGCGCAAAGCCAGTCCCGCCGCGGCGCCGAATCCGACGATAATGCTTGCCCAAAGCGCCTTGGTGTTTGCCATATAGGCCAAGCATAGCCCCTGAGCGGGGATCCTGTCAATAACGGGGCGGTTTCAGGGGAGGCAGAAAGATGTTTCGCAAGCGTTCCATGATTTTCTGGACCTTGACGGCGCTCTCGCGGCTTCTCTTGAGCGCGGCCGTGCGCTCTCGTGAAATGAGGACGGAGTCGCGGATCCTGCCGTCCTCGTCGATGAAGCTGAGCTCCAGGGCCGAGGCCTTGACCTTGACCAGCGCCAGTCCGTAGCGCAGGATGAGCTTCTCCTGCCACTCGGCATGCTCATCGGAGTAGGTGAGCTCGGCCCCGCCCGTGCCGGCGTTGACGTAGACCACGCCGTTGATGGGGCGGCTCCTCTCGTAGACGTGGACATGACCGGCCAGGACGAGGTCCACCCGGTATCTCTCGAAGATCGGGGCCAGGGCGTCCCGGACGCTGTCGCTGTTTCCCAAGCCGCGCACCGTGGAATACGCCGGCACGTGCATGAAGACGATTTTCCACTTGGCCTTGGACTTGGCCAAATCTTTCTCTAGCCATGCGCGCTGCTCGCTTCCCGGGCCGAAGGGGGCGGCGGCCTCGTTGCCGAAGGCCTTGTTGGTGTCGAGCGACACGAAATGGGCGTCCCCGGCATCGAAGGAGTAATATTTGAGCCGGCGGAAAATCCGGTTGTAGACTTCCTCGAAGCGCTGCTGGGCCAGGGCCCCGTTTCGAAAGCCGTAGTCATGGTTGCCGATGGCGGGGAAGAAGGGGATGCGGGACAAGGTTTCTCCGTATATGTCGAAGTACTTGGGGTCGTAGTCGCGCGGGTCGCCCTTGGGGTAGATGATGTCGCCCAAATGAAGGACCAGTTCGGGGTCGAAAACCTTGATGATCGCGGCGATCTTCTTCTGGGCCCGGCTGGCGGTTCCGGAATCGCCGAAGGCGGCGAAAGAAAACTCCTGCGAGGGGCCGGGCAGGGCCTTCGCGGTCCAGGTTGCGCCGAGGCCCGGTAAGGAATAGTTGAATTCCTTGCCGGGGGAAAGGTTTTTGAAGTCTTGGCAGGACTCGGCCTGGGGGGCGGTCTCCCAGCAAACCGTCATGGAGCCCGGGGCCGCAGCGACGATATAGGGAGCCCTTAAAGCCCAGGCCTGTCCGCGGGTCAGGAGCCCCAACGAGACGGCCATGAAGCCGAGCCAAGCGCGGCACATAGGCAATATCATATAAAATAGGGCGTGGCCCCATCCGAGAAGCCGTTGGAATACGCTGTGATCGCGG
The sequence above is a segment of the Elusimicrobiota bacterium genome. Coding sequences within it:
- a CDS encoding DUF3014 domain-containing protein, whose translation is MANTKALWASIIVGFGAAAGLALRMRQIPTHSPLVIPEPPPATENARPQAREPYAPPTLTFDQGDERIRQSAREISPLQKLGDWLKIQDLIRRAAAAVNNIAEGASPRNSLDFLAPKKPFSIRRQGQGLYVNPRSYARYDAAAEAFSSLNAEAAVRILGELHPLFQGACRELGCRDADFKQTLVRAIQELLKTPIIEGPIPVQAMEKGICYSILPRPDGSFERLSEAQKHLLRMGPMNAAKVQAKLRELARALGVPEEQIPKPGSV
- a CDS encoding metallophosphoesterase yields the protein MCRAWLGFMAVSLGLLTRGQAWALRAPYIVAAAPGSMTVCWETAPQAESCQDFKNLSPGKEFNYSLPGLGATWTAKALPGPSQEFSFAAFGDSGTASRAQKKIAAIIKVFDPELVLHLGDIIYPKGDPRDYDPKYFDIYGETLSRIPFFPAIGNHDYGFRNGALAQQRFEEVYNRIFRRLKYYSFDAGDAHFVSLDTNKAFGNEAAAPFGPGSEQRAWLEKDLAKSKAKWKIVFMHVPAYSTVRGLGNSDSVRDALAPIFERYRVDLVLAGHVHVYERSRPINGVVYVNAGTGGAELTYSDEHAEWQEKLILRYGLALVKVKASALELSFIDEDGRIRDSVLISRERTAALKRSRESAVKVQKIMERLRNIFLPPLKPPRY